One window of the Cryptomeria japonica chromosome 7, Sugi_1.0, whole genome shotgun sequence genome contains the following:
- the LOC131856898 gene encoding gibberellin 2-beta-dioxygenase 7-like, translating to MLFSLQSHVDLPLIDISQFPSDFDREALNCLQNNPALAAVREACKEWGVFYVGNHGIPIDLLQQMEFQSRQIYSVSAEAKERAVTCDPVMSYHRRGNTESFTMLNLPESDSINELSNKIWPQEERSAMFREGISRIIIEGDSQIIIDGISRSSFHNWKLNKWVPMVKEHLKNFESYEIGHVYREGNQVVDYLVNLVVGEYDDPVYFCQTSVAEDIKGQCLKDCQRYPR from the exons ATGCTTTTCTCGCTGCAATCTCATGTCGATCTCCCTCTAATCGACATTTCACAATTTCCATCCGACTTTGATCGTGAAGCCCTAAATTGCCTTCAGAACAATCCTGCCTTAGCGGCGGTCAGAGAAGCCTGCAAAGAATGGGGAGTTTTCTATGTCGGAAACCATGGAATTCCAATTGATCTTCTCCAACAAATGGAGTTCCAGAGTCGCCAAATATATTCTGTGTCAGCAGAAGCCAAAGAAAGAGCCGTCACTTGTGATCCAGTCATGAGCTATCATCGCAGGGGCAACACAGAGAGCTTCACCATGCTGAATTTACCAGAATCCGATTCCATTAACGAGCTGTCCAACAAGATATGGCCACAGGAGGAAAGATCAGCAATGTTTAG GGAAGGAATTTCTAGAATCATAATTGAGGGCGACTCACAGATTATAATAGATGGAATCAGTCGGTCAAGTTTTCATAACTGGAAGCTTAATAAATGGGTTCCTATGGTAAAAGAGCATTTAAAGAACTTTGAGAGCTACGAGATTGGGCATGTCTACAGAGAAGGGAATCAGGTGGTTGATTACCTTGTGAACCTTGTTGTTGGAGAATATGATGACCCTGTCTACTTTTGCCAGACATCTGTTGCGGAGGATATCAAAGGACAATGCCTGAAGGACTGCCAAAGATATCCTCGATAG